GTCACCGTACGACGATGAACATCCAAACCTAAGTACCACATCGAGCAGCCTCCTTGAATGAAGTGGTTTTACCTTTACAATAAACACTTCGCTTCCCCGCTGCTCTCGTGGGGCTTATAGTATCAGTCCCTATTTTTCTGCACGTCGAAAACTTACCCTTGTAACTTAATATAATGCACGACATAAAAATTGCCCCGCCGTTGCGGCGGGGTGATAGAGGGGGGGGGTATTGAAACATAAGGAGTGAATGAGACATAGTTTAAAACATGATCCTGCGTCTCATTATTCCCATTCAGCCACCCTTGACGTTTCTGATCGCACAACCCTACAATGAAGGCACAAGCGCTGATGGAGGTGATTCTGATGGAACGATTTAATCGAAACGGCATGATGATCTTTCCCGATCCCGACAGGCAAATGTATCGACAACCCGAGAAAGTTCTTATCGTAACCGCATGTACCTGCCATAATGGGCATTCCCTCCTATCCAGACGGGTATCCTTCCAGGGACACCCCGGTATCCTCTTCCATGTCAGCGGGAAAACAGGTTCCGGGCTGGTGGCTCTGAGCCCCGTGTACGGCCAGAAAATACGAGTCTCCCTGGAACTTGACCTGGTTACGGATGAACTGATGGTGTTCTCCTGCCCCAAATGCAGCGAACCCCTCCCGGTCTACGGCCCCTGTCCCTGCGGGGGTGAACTCATCGCCTTTTTCACTGGAGATCCTGGGGATTACTCGTCCTGTCTCGGCATCTGTAACCGGGTTGGATGCATCCACGCCGTAGTGAAATCAGGCGGCGAGCTCGTTTCCCTGGCCTCGCTGGAACCAAACAGCCCGTGATAGCATAGGAAGGTATGGTCGCCCGCCGCTATTCCTCCCCTCTCCTCATTCTCGCTGCATTCTTCCCTTTATTCTTGATTTGCTGTTCACGGAATTCCACGGAAACCTATTCCGCGTTTACTTTTTTCACGATGGATACAATGGTTGAAGTCACGTACCGGGGGCAATCCAATTCCCTGGAGCAGTCCATCCAGAGTGAATTCGAGCGGATCTATCAGGCCTATACCCCTTCCTCCAAAGATAATCTCCTCTCGGAGATCAATGCATCGGACGGACAGCCGGTCCCGGTCGATCCCGAGACCGTTCACCTGATCCATGAAGCCATCCAAATTTCCATGTGGACTCAGGGAACCTTTGACATTTCCGTTCAACCTCTCCTCCGGCTATGGGGATTTAATTTTGATCAGAAAAAGGTAACGATTCCAGGGGAAGATGAGCTTCTCAAAGCTCTTTCCTCTGTGGGGTATCAAAAAATCCAACTTTCTGAACATTCCGTCACCCTTCCTGTCGGGGGAGGCATCGATCTGGGAGGGATAGCCAAAGGATATGCCGTAGACCGGGCGGCCGATATTTTTTTTCGCCATGGCGTCGAAGATTTTTTAATCAACGCCGGGGGCGACCTGAGAGCCGGCGGCCTCAATTCCCGGGGAACCGAGTGGGTGATCGGGATTCAGCACCCCCGTTCGGAAGGCCTGATTACGACCACAACTTTGAAAAACCGGGCCCTGGTGACCTCGGGAGATTACCAGCGCTTCGTCGATATCGATGGAGTCCGCTATCATCACATCCTCGATCCACAGACCGGGCTCCCCTTTCGCATCTGGACTTCCATGACCGTGACGGCACCGTCCTGCATGACGGCGGACGCGCTGGCCACGGGACTTTTCGGCATGACGGAAGAAGAGATTCGAAATGTGATCAAAGAACACCATGCCGATGTTACCTTTCTGGGTGTGACACAATCCCTGAATCTGATCTCCGGACCGTGAATATTTCCTTCCGAACCCGCGTAATTCGGCCATGGGGAACGATGCTATAATCCACACAAGTATTGAATGGAGGTTGCCATGGGTACGGTTCTTCTGATTGTCCTCGTTCTTGTCATTGTGATCGTTGGAGGCGGAATGGTGGGCCTCGTAGTCGGAATGTACAACAGCCTGATCCAGGTCCGAAACAATGTTCAAAAGGCATGGAACAATATCGACGTACTCCTCCAGCAGCGTCATGACGAATTGACAAAGCTGATCGATACGGCCATCGCGTACGTTGAGCACGAGCGGGAAACGTTTGACCACATTGTCAAACTCCGAACCGATTACGATGAAGTTCGGACCATCGCCGAAAAGGTTGGGATTGAAAATACGCTTAACGACCGTTTAAAAAAGATTCAAATGGTCTGGGAACAGTACCCTCAGCTTCGCGCCGTGGAAAGCTTTCTCCAGGTCCAGGATAGAGTTTCCTCACTGGAATCTCAGATCTCGGACCGGCGCGAGTTCTTTAATGACAGCGTCAATATCTACAATATCCAGATCGAACGCCTTCCCGAGGTCCTCCTTGCGAAGCTGTTGGGATATCAGCGCTTTGACTACCTCAGGATCCCCACGGAAAAGAAAGAGGACGTGGAAATGAAATTTGAAAAACCGGAGGAAGCATAAGCCTCTGATTTCAGAGGCCTCGCCCCGTCATGACTGAGTGGACCCATACGAGGCGGGACCAGTACATCCGGAACCATATTGATTCCTGGATCAGGGATCAATTATCGGTTGAAGGTACGATAACTCCCCGGATTTCCAGATTACGGCCGGAAGGAGACCGGGTTCATGTCAAAGGACGGGCCGACATTCGGGATGCCGGCACCATACGAAAGATTGAATTTGCATTTGTAATCAAATTTTCAGAAAGCCTGCCTCCCATGGTCCAGGGATCCATGAAACGAAGTCCGCAATCCAGAGAGTGGACTCTCGTCGATGGAGATCGCCCTTTCCTCTTTCGCTCGGCTAAACCCTCAACCACTCTTCTCAGTAACAGAAAAAGGGCCTTTATCCTGGCTGCGTTCCTTACCCTGGTTTCCGTCCCGCTTGCAACACCTCTTGTTCCCCGAATTGCGGAAGGTCTATGGTCCCTCACATGGAAAACCACCACGGGGACATGGAATGACCAGGGCTCCGGGTATATCTTTCCCGGTCCCGACGGGACACCGGTTGCCGGACAGAGATACACCGCCTGGAAGCCTTCCCCTTCGTTTGGCGATTACGATGATCTCTTCAAGGAAGCCGTACCGCCGTTCCACCTCAAAGGGAAGTCGATTCTCATCCATATCCATCCGACGCGACCCGATCAGTCTCTTCTGCATGCCGGCGTTCCCATCCAGGCTGTCCATCTTCTCTTTCTTCTATCGGCTCTTCTTTTTCCTGCTTTTTTCCTCTGGATTCGGGTGTTGAGACGCGACAAGACCGCGGCGCTTTCACAGGAGCAGCCCCGAAATCTCTGGATTGCATTTTCCCTCTTTCTTGGCAGTTTCATCCTTCTTTTCCCGCTTCTGAGCCTGTGGTCTATCGGGTTCCATACCCTCCCGCCCTCCTGGCCCTTTCTGACTCTCTGGCTCTGCCTTTCCTCAGGGATTCTCTATCCCAAACCATGGCTCCGGCTCTATCGAATCCCATTGGTTCAGAGAATCTTATTCTGGACCCTTGTCTGGGCTTTAACACCTCTTCTTCTTGCCGTTATAGGGTTCACCTTTCCCGCGATCGCCATCGCAGTAATGGGAACCCTTCTCGTACTGCTGTTCCTCTATCCCTTTCTCCGCCCGGAGGCCACGACGCCCTTCTCCCTGCTCTTTCTTTCGATCTGGATTCCGACATACATCGCGGGATTAATTTCTCCCTCGCGAGCCTTTTTCTTCTTTCTCTACCAGCACTTTCCCGACATCTCCTATTACTGGTTCCTGCCCGGGACCGATGCTCCCCGGTTCGGGGCCATGGTGGATCTCTACATTGCGATATCCGGGATCGTCTTCTGCATGGTCACAACGATTCTGGACACGATCTGGCGGGCCCGGCAGGCCATGCAGGTTGAGAATCTGCCCACGGCACGGTCCCGTTCCGCCGCACCCGGAATTGCTGAGTTCAAAGGAACCGCCCGCTCCCTGCCCGAGAACAGGGGAAACTCCATCCTCTACTATAATTCCAGCACTCCTTCCGAAGCCAGGATACGGTCCTTCTATCTTGAAGACGAATCGGGCCAAATCCTTGTGGATCCCCGGGGCGCGTATTTTAGGATCGGCCGTGCTTCCAGCCTGGCCGGAAGGGTATGCGAAATCGTTCTCACCCGCAGGGTTCAAAAATCCGATCTTACCCATCCCCATATAATGGAACTCAGGGATGGGGATCCCGTCTACGTCGTTGGAAATGTCCAGGAAAATCCTGATGCAGGAGAGGAGGCCACGGATTCGGATCGGCTGGTCGTGAAACCCCTTGTGGAGCCGGTCCATGTCAATCCTTTGTGGCAGCTGTTGTTTGCAAAGCTTCACACTCCACCCCGCCGGGATATTCAGCATGTCTTCTTCCTTTCCGATACGACGGAAAATCGAGCCGAACGATTAATCCGCAGAGGTATTCTTCATGTTTGGCTTACCTCTCTCTTCTGGATCCTCCCCTGCCTGTGGATGATCGGAGCCCAGGTTCCCAGAGTGGGACAGGATCGATCAGCCTGGACGATAGAAGAAATCATTCAGTTCGCTCCGGAATCGGAACGGATCCCGCTGGTTCGGGAAAGGCTGATCCACCCCGAACCGCGTCAGAGGCGGAAGGCAGTGGAGTACCTTGCCGATACGGCGGGAAGAGAGGATCCTTCGTTTGCTCCAGCACTCATTCCTCTCCTTCTCGATCCTGATCGGGGTGTGCGAAGGACGACAGCCGATGTCCTCTACCGTATCAAGGTGGACCATTCTGCTTCGTTTCGGGTGCCGTTCATTCTGAAGACCCTTCGGACCGGGAGCGTTGAATTGAAACGCCTGGCAGCCTTCCTCCTGCGAAAGACCGGAGGGGACCCCGGCGCCGTGGTACCGGCACTTGCCCGAGCGCTTTCGGATGAAAACCATAATGTCCGGGCCAATGCTGCATGGTCGATCTCCTATATCGGCTGGTACGATAAACCGTCCCTTGAAAAGCTTGTCCAATGCCTCGAGGATCCCGATTCGGAGGTTCGGGAAGCAGCGACCCACGCCATTGTCCAGCTCCCTCTTCCTCCTGATCAGGGTCTTCCCATTGCAAGACAGATGTTTCATTCAGGAGACCCGATCCTTCTCAAAGGAGCCGCCCGATCCATCAAACGTTACGGGGAGGATGGCTCTACATTCCTTCCTGAACTGGCTGATCTTTTGAATCATGATGATTCGGGAGTCCGTCTTCAGGCCGTCGTTGCGATGGGCGCAATCCATAACGTACCCCCCTCTATCGTCCAGAACCTCCTGCCGCTGTTGAACGATCCCGAGACGGGTGTCCGGCAGTTCACCGTTGAGACTCTGGGAAAAATCGGCGTCAAAAGCCGTGAAGTCCTTGATGCCCTGCTGGATACCCTGAATGACAGGGCCACCTGGGTCAGACGCGAAGCCGTCGGGGTTCTCGGCAAACTTGGAACCGGGGATCCAGAAGTCATCCGGAGAATGGGTGATCTTCTGAGGGATTCCGATGAACGTGTACGAATGGATGCCGTGCATAACCTTTCAGGAATCGGGAAGGATGCTTTACCCGCGATGAACGGGCTGACGGCCGCTCTTACCGGCAGTGATGACAGGGTCCGGGAGGAAGCCGCATCGGTCCTGGGTGATATCGGGCCTGCGGCAAGCGAGGCGGCCCCGGTTCTTCTCGCCTGTCTGAAAGATGAAAACACACGGATCCGACAAGCAGCAATTCGAGCCCTTGGAAGGATCCAGCCCAACAATCCCTTAATCCTCAATGAGCTGAAGACGATGCTGGATTCGGCCACCGATCCTTCGATGAAAAATGAGATTCGAATGACCCTTCAGCAGGTTCTGAACACTCCGCAGCGGAGGGCCGCCCTGGCCGTCCTTGCGCGGAAAGGAGTCCATCAACCGGAGGATCTGCCTTCGTTGCTCTTTTTGTTGAGCGATTACGAGGAATCGGTACGGGCCGCATCCGTTTCCGCGATTGGAGATATGGAAGCGATGGGTGCTCCAGCCTATCACGAACTCCGTACCCATCTGAACGATCCCAGCCCGCCGGTACGGGCCAGAACCTGTATTGCCCTTGGTAAAATACCTTCGTTCGCAGGGGATTCTATTGGCGACATAGCAGATCTTCTTTCCGACCCGGACAGTTATGTCCGGCTCTGCGCGGCTCAATCTCTGGCTGCGTTCGGACCGGAGCTTCTCCCTGTCAGGGACAAGATTGCAAAGGCTCTTCGGGATCCGGATCACAGTGTTCATGCCCTCGCGGCTCGAGCCCTCGCATCATCCGGATCGCCGGAAAAATCCTCCCTTTCTTCCATCACCAGGCTGATGAAGGATCAGAATCCTGAATGCCGCCGAAACGCACTTAAGGTCGCAACTTCCATGGGGATCGAAGCCGTGTCTCTGATTCCTGCCATTATCGCCCTTCTGCAGGATCCCGACTACCATGTCCGCCGATACGCTGCGGAAGCCCTGGGCTCGATGGGACCTTCCGGATCTCCAGCCGTTCCCAATCTGATTTTAGCAATAGAGGACAAAGAAATTCAGATCTATGCCATACGGGCACTCGGATCGATCGGCCCTCCCGCCGTGGAGGCAATACCCGTGCTTGAGAACCTAATGAGTACCCATCCCCCACCCTATCTCCAGAACGAAATCCGGGATGCCCTTATTAAAATCAGGCCATAATTCTCACATCCCGTTTATGTGAAATTTAGAACATAAGTCTTGACACTTCCTTTGTAAGGATTATAATAAACGGCTATTCATCTGTCGTACATTCGGGGGCTATATGCGTTCTAAATCGTTTCGAAAGGGAATTCACCCTCCCGATCGCAAAGGTGCATCCAATGCCCTTTCTACCGAGGTATTTCCCCCGGTTGAGCGGGTGGTCATCCCCCTCCATCAGCACACGGGGGCCCCGGCTGAACCTCTTGTGAAAAAAGGTGACAATGTAGCTCGCGGGCAAAAGATCGGAGAGGCCCGGGGTCTCATTTCCGCCTGCATACATGCCTCGATCTCCGGAACCGTGAAGGCCGTCGATCCCATGCTCAGCCCTTCGGGAAAGTCGGTTCTCTCTATTCAGATTGACTCCGACGGAGAGGACACCCTTCACGAATCCGTCTGTCCCCTGAAAGAAGACCTTTCCTCTTACACCCCCGATGAAGTCCGTCAGGTGATCCGGGAAGCCGGGATCGTAGGTTTAGGCGGTGCCGCCTTTCCTACGGCGGTAAAGCTGACTCCTCCCCGTGAGTACCCTGTGGACACGGTGATTCTGAATGGTGCCGAATGCGAGCCCTTCCTGACCACGGACCATCGGGTGATGCTGGAGCGGGCCGACGATCTGATCGCGGGAGCGGACATCCTGAGAACCACGGTCGGCGCCGCAAAGGTCGTGCTGGGAGTCGAAACCAACAAGATGGATGTCATTACCCTCTACGAGTCAAAGCTCCGCGGCCGCCTTGATTTCACCGTTGTACCATTACGAACCAAATATCCCCAGGGCGGGGAAAAGATGCTGATCAAGGCCATCCTTGGCCGCGAAGTCCCTCGCGGAGGACTTCCCTTTCATTGCGGGGTCCTTGTCCAGAATGTGGGTACGACCGTGGCGGTCCTGGATGCCCTCAAAACGGGAATGCCATTGATCGAGCGGGGACTCACCGTCTCAGGAGACGCTGTAACCACGCCGAAAAACCTCCAGGTTCGCATCGGTACCTCCTTTCACGACATCCTCACCCATTGCGGCGGATCGATGGAGGAAATCGGATCTCTGATCATGGGAGGCCCCATGATGGGAGTCTCCCAGTGGACGGACGAAATTCCCGTTGTAAAGGCCACCTCGGGGATTCTGGCTTTCCGGAGACCCGGAGCGGGTCCGGAAAAAGAATATCCCTGCATCCGGTGTAATTCGTGCGCCACCCATTGCCCGATGAACCTGATTCCAACCCGGATCGTCACCTTCGCGAAGCACGGCCGAATCGATGAGGCTCAAAAGTGGGGCCTCATGGATTGCATGGAGTGCGGCACCTGTGCCTATGCATGCCCCGCCCGAATTCCCCTCGTTCAGTGGGTTCGGGTAGGGAAATACGATGTCTTCCAGAGCCGAAAAAGGGCGGAGGCAAGATCATGAGTGAGCCCAACTACCTTTCCCGTACCCTTCTCCTCTCCTCACCCCACGCACGAAGGAAGGACTCCGTTCCCGTCATCATGTACTGGGTCGTCGGAGCCCTTCTTTTTCCCGTTGCCGGTTCGATCTATTACTTCGGGTGGAACGCTACTCGACTTCTGGCGGCCTGCATCCTGGGCTGCGTCATCACTGAAGTTCTCTTTCTTCTGGGCAGGAAAAAGGATCTTTCGGCCTGTTACGACGGTTCGGCCCTGATCACCGGGATCCTCCTTGCCCTTACCCTTCCTCCGGGCCTGAAAACCTCGTATGCTGTCATCGGCGGTATTGTCGCCGTCGGTCTCGGAAAGCAGGTCTTCGGAGGGCTGGGCTTCAATATCTTTAATCCCGCCCTTGTGGGCCGCGCCTTTCTCCAGGCGGCCTTCCCCGTTGCTATGACTACATGGACACCTCCCCGAACCCTTGAGGTTGTGGATGCCGTCTCCTTTGCCACGCCTCTTGGAGGATTCAAGTTTTCGGGCATTCTCACCGATCCCAATTCTCTGCTTTTCGGTTCCATCGGAGGTTCTCTGGGTGAAACCTCCGCCCTCCTGCTCCTGATCGGAGGATTGATTCTCCTCATGAAGGGATATATCGACTGGAAGATTCCTGCAGGTATCTTCGTCACCGTAGCCATATTCACCGGGATTCTGCATTCCGTGAATCCGGATCGCTACGCCGATCCCATATTCCATCTCCTCGCCGGCGGACTCATGCTTGGTGCGATCTTCATGGCCACCGACATGGTGACCTCCCCCCTGACTCCCCGCGGAACCTGGATCTACGCGGTTGGGATCGGGATCCTGATCGTTGTGATTCGAGTTTTCGGCGGTCTGCCGGAGGGTGTCATGTACTCCATCCTGATCATGAACGGGTTCGTTCCCCTGCTGAACAAGCTGACAAGGTCCCGAATTCTCGGGGAAGGAGGAGCGCGATGATCGGCAAACAGGTCCGGATTGTCCTGATCCTCGTGATCGTGTGCCTCGTGATCGGAGGGTCGGTCTCCTACTTTGCCGCCTATACCCAGCCCATGATTGAACGGAATGCCCGGGAAGCGCTCAAGAAGGCCGTCAACGAAGTCCTTCCCGGCGTCGACTCCTTCGAGGAGATTGTACCGGGAGATTCCTTTCGGGTTTACAAAGGAAAAGATGCGGGGGGAAATACCATCGGATATGCGATCTACCGGGTAGGAGTTGGATTTCAGGATAAGATCGCCCTGATCTTCGGCGTGGATCCCGACATGACCAAAATCTTTGCCCTGAACATCCTGGATCAGAAGGAGACCCCCGGCCTGGGTGCCAAGATCACTGACGACAAGGCCTTCCTGGGATTCTGGAAGGAGAAGAGCCTGACGTCCCCGATATCCTATGCCAAACCGCCCCGCCCCGCTGACGCCCTGAGTGACAGCCAGATCAACGCCATTTCCGGAGCGACCATCTCCTCAGATGCCGTGGTGAAGATTGTGAATGCCGCCGTGGAAGAGGCGCGGGGGCGGATTGGAGGTGAATCGTGAGTAAGCAGAACACCCTGAGCCAGGAGTTTCTCAAGGGCCTCTGGAAGGAGAATCCCAACCTTGTCCAGCTCCTCGGCATGTGCCCGATGCTTGCGGTAACCAACGAGGTCGTGAACGCCATCGGAATGGCGGGTGCAGTCACCTTCGTTCTCCTGGCCTCCGCCCTGATCATCTCCCTGATCCGTTCGTGGATCCCGGCCCAGGTCCGGATCCCGACCTTCATCGTCATCATCGCCGGTTTTGTTACGATGGCGGATCGCTATCTTGCTGCCTTCTACCCCGACCTCTCCAAGGCCCTGGGCCCCTTCGTTCCCCTGATCGTCGTCAACTGCGTCATCCTGGGCCGGATGGAGGCCTTTGCCTCCAAGAACAAACCCGGCC
This sequence is a window from Thermoanaerobaculia bacterium. Protein-coding genes within it:
- a CDS encoding HEAT repeat domain-containing protein → MTEWTHTRRDQYIRNHIDSWIRDQLSVEGTITPRISRLRPEGDRVHVKGRADIRDAGTIRKIEFAFVIKFSESLPPMVQGSMKRSPQSREWTLVDGDRPFLFRSAKPSTTLLSNRKRAFILAAFLTLVSVPLATPLVPRIAEGLWSLTWKTTTGTWNDQGSGYIFPGPDGTPVAGQRYTAWKPSPSFGDYDDLFKEAVPPFHLKGKSILIHIHPTRPDQSLLHAGVPIQAVHLLFLLSALLFPAFFLWIRVLRRDKTAALSQEQPRNLWIAFSLFLGSFILLFPLLSLWSIGFHTLPPSWPFLTLWLCLSSGILYPKPWLRLYRIPLVQRILFWTLVWALTPLLLAVIGFTFPAIAIAVMGTLLVLLFLYPFLRPEATTPFSLLFLSIWIPTYIAGLISPSRAFFFFLYQHFPDISYYWFLPGTDAPRFGAMVDLYIAISGIVFCMVTTILDTIWRARQAMQVENLPTARSRSAAPGIAEFKGTARSLPENRGNSILYYNSSTPSEARIRSFYLEDESGQILVDPRGAYFRIGRASSLAGRVCEIVLTRRVQKSDLTHPHIMELRDGDPVYVVGNVQENPDAGEEATDSDRLVVKPLVEPVHVNPLWQLLFAKLHTPPRRDIQHVFFLSDTTENRAERLIRRGILHVWLTSLFWILPCLWMIGAQVPRVGQDRSAWTIEEIIQFAPESERIPLVRERLIHPEPRQRRKAVEYLADTAGREDPSFAPALIPLLLDPDRGVRRTTADVLYRIKVDHSASFRVPFILKTLRTGSVELKRLAAFLLRKTGGDPGAVVPALARALSDENHNVRANAAWSISYIGWYDKPSLEKLVQCLEDPDSEVREAATHAIVQLPLPPDQGLPIARQMFHSGDPILLKGAARSIKRYGEDGSTFLPELADLLNHDDSGVRLQAVVAMGAIHNVPPSIVQNLLPLLNDPETGVRQFTVETLGKIGVKSREVLDALLDTLNDRATWVRREAVGVLGKLGTGDPEVIRRMGDLLRDSDERVRMDAVHNLSGIGKDALPAMNGLTAALTGSDDRVREEAASVLGDIGPAASEAAPVLLACLKDENTRIRQAAIRALGRIQPNNPLILNELKTMLDSATDPSMKNEIRMTLQQVLNTPQRRAALAVLARKGVHQPEDLPSLLFLLSDYEESVRAASVSAIGDMEAMGAPAYHELRTHLNDPSPPVRARTCIALGKIPSFAGDSIGDIADLLSDPDSYVRLCAAQSLAAFGPELLPVRDKIAKALRDPDHSVHALAARALASSGSPEKSSLSSITRLMKDQNPECRRNALKVATSMGIEAVSLIPAIIALLQDPDYHVRRYAAEALGSMGPSGSPAVPNLILAIEDKEIQIYAIRALGSIGPPAVEAIPVLENLMSTHPPPYLQNEIRDALIKIRP
- a CDS encoding LemA family protein, with product MGTVLLIVLVLVIVIVGGGMVGLVVGMYNSLIQVRNNVQKAWNNIDVLLQQRHDELTKLIDTAIAYVEHERETFDHIVKLRTDYDEVRTIAEKVGIENTLNDRLKKIQMVWEQYPQLRAVESFLQVQDRVSSLESQISDRREFFNDSVNIYNIQIERLPEVLLAKLLGYQRFDYLRIPTEKKEDVEMKFEKPEEA
- a CDS encoding FMN-binding protein, encoding MIGKQVRIVLILVIVCLVIGGSVSYFAAYTQPMIERNAREALKKAVNEVLPGVDSFEEIVPGDSFRVYKGKDAGGNTIGYAIYRVGVGFQDKIALIFGVDPDMTKIFALNILDQKETPGLGAKITDDKAFLGFWKEKSLTSPISYAKPPRPADALSDSQINAISGATISSDAVVKIVNAAVEEARGRIGGES
- the rsxC gene encoding electron transport complex subunit RsxC; translation: MRSKSFRKGIHPPDRKGASNALSTEVFPPVERVVIPLHQHTGAPAEPLVKKGDNVARGQKIGEARGLISACIHASISGTVKAVDPMLSPSGKSVLSIQIDSDGEDTLHESVCPLKEDLSSYTPDEVRQVIREAGIVGLGGAAFPTAVKLTPPREYPVDTVILNGAECEPFLTTDHRVMLERADDLIAGADILRTTVGAAKVVLGVETNKMDVITLYESKLRGRLDFTVVPLRTKYPQGGEKMLIKAILGREVPRGGLPFHCGVLVQNVGTTVAVLDALKTGMPLIERGLTVSGDAVTTPKNLQVRIGTSFHDILTHCGGSMEEIGSLIMGGPMMGVSQWTDEIPVVKATSGILAFRRPGAGPEKEYPCIRCNSCATHCPMNLIPTRIVTFAKHGRIDEAQKWGLMDCMECGTCAYACPARIPLVQWVRVGKYDVFQSRKRAEARS
- a CDS encoding FAD:protein FMN transferase; the encoded protein is MVEVTYRGQSNSLEQSIQSEFERIYQAYTPSSKDNLLSEINASDGQPVPVDPETVHLIHEAIQISMWTQGTFDISVQPLLRLWGFNFDQKKVTIPGEDELLKALSSVGYQKIQLSEHSVTLPVGGGIDLGGIAKGYAVDRAADIFFRHGVEDFLINAGGDLRAGGLNSRGTEWVIGIQHPRSEGLITTTTLKNRALVTSGDYQRFVDIDGVRYHHILDPQTGLPFRIWTSMTVTAPSCMTADALATGLFGMTEEEIRNVIKEHHADVTFLGVTQSLNLISGP
- a CDS encoding RnfABCDGE type electron transport complex subunit D, whose amino-acid sequence is MSEPNYLSRTLLLSSPHARRKDSVPVIMYWVVGALLFPVAGSIYYFGWNATRLLAACILGCVITEVLFLLGRKKDLSACYDGSALITGILLALTLPPGLKTSYAVIGGIVAVGLGKQVFGGLGFNIFNPALVGRAFLQAAFPVAMTTWTPPRTLEVVDAVSFATPLGGFKFSGILTDPNSLLFGSIGGSLGETSALLLLIGGLILLMKGYIDWKIPAGIFVTVAIFTGILHSVNPDRYADPIFHLLAGGLMLGAIFMATDMVTSPLTPRGTWIYAVGIGILIVVIRVFGGLPEGVMYSILIMNGFVPLLNKLTRSRILGEGGAR
- a CDS encoding electron transport complex subunit E, encoding MSKQNTLSQEFLKGLWKENPNLVQLLGMCPMLAVTNEVVNAIGMAGAVTFVLLASALIISLIRSWIPAQVRIPTFIVIIAGFVTMADRYLAAFYPDLSKALGPFVPLIVVNCVILGRMEAFASKNKPGRSVIDALGMSVGFGIVLLIMGAVRELLGNGTILGAQILSPNWYDPMMVFILPAGAFLTLGLLIGVSNLVQKKLAGR